The following proteins are encoded in a genomic region of Bernardetia sp. MNP-M8:
- a CDS encoding ATP-binding protein: MALKSSLRTRITTGLLFLLGIIILISGVAVFYLTKLAGESDKLLEENYRSVRYVRMLTDSYQELPAIQSKYLSNLGVDKDKYRQSKKEVLQYIDSLQQKSNDKTASAYIDSLNINFIKYVSRFDEILEDTTIELPNMNLYFDDLRTYMLPVRENINEIRRINQNQILQRNDFIQRSTEEALLYMAIIGGFCVLITVGFIFYFPVYLTKPLNELYLALEEMSNKNYTKRLHVGSTDEFARLATSFNKMSIKIAEFENLNLEKLLIEKKRTETIIEHLQDGIIGVSAQNKIIFINQVAEILLDMSSEEAVDIYIPDLLVNNDVLYHVMVDLMDIEKGQLFAEKTIKVPSADRDLFFSRQVMSLPETDELSGLIILLKNVTKFTEMDAAKTHFIATISHELKTPLAATRLSLGLLRDKRLGELNEDQADLIGDIEQATERLFALTGEILQLSQIESGKIKVNLQPIEVNNLVNYVLQAIKVAAEQKFLNVEADIAPNLPVFFADTDKIKWVVINFLTNAIQYAPQKSEVKLSIYPDNKGVIFSVNDKGKGISEMYHLKVFEKYFQVPDSEGQVDKKGSGLGLAICREFIEAHKGEIWVESQVGKGSTFFFWLPLDT; encoded by the coding sequence ATGGCACTCAAATCATCTCTTCGTACACGTATAACAACTGGATTACTTTTTTTACTAGGAATTATTATTCTTATTAGTGGAGTGGCTGTCTTTTATTTGACCAAATTAGCAGGAGAATCTGATAAGTTACTTGAAGAAAATTATCGTTCTGTTCGTTATGTCCGTATGTTGACAGATAGTTATCAAGAACTACCAGCTATCCAATCTAAATATCTTTCAAATTTAGGTGTAGACAAAGACAAATATAGACAATCAAAAAAAGAAGTGCTTCAATATATAGACTCTTTACAACAAAAGTCTAATGATAAAACTGCAAGTGCTTATATAGATTCTTTAAATATAAATTTTATAAAGTATGTTTCTCGCTTTGATGAAATATTAGAAGATACGACCATTGAACTTCCTAACATGAATCTTTACTTTGACGATTTGAGAACTTATATGCTTCCTGTTAGAGAAAATATAAATGAAATAAGACGTATAAATCAAAATCAAATACTTCAAAGAAATGACTTTATACAAAGAAGTACAGAAGAAGCTCTTCTCTATATGGCTATCATTGGAGGATTTTGTGTTCTGATTACAGTAGGATTTATTTTTTACTTTCCTGTTTATTTAACAAAACCTTTGAATGAACTTTACTTAGCTTTAGAAGAGATGAGTAATAAAAATTATACAAAGCGTTTGCATGTGGGTTCTACAGATGAGTTTGCACGATTAGCTACCTCTTTCAATAAAATGTCTATTAAAATAGCTGAGTTTGAAAACTTAAATTTAGAAAAACTATTAATTGAGAAAAAACGAACAGAAACCATTATTGAACATCTTCAAGATGGAATTATTGGTGTAAGCGCACAAAACAAAATTATTTTTATTAATCAAGTCGCTGAAATTTTGCTTGATATGTCTTCTGAAGAGGCTGTAGATATTTATATTCCTGATTTACTTGTCAATAATGATGTTCTCTATCATGTAATGGTAGATTTAATGGATATAGAAAAAGGACAATTATTTGCCGAAAAAACAATTAAAGTGCCTTCAGCAGACCGAGATTTGTTTTTCTCAAGACAAGTTATGAGTCTTCCAGAAACAGACGAATTATCTGGTCTCATTATTCTTCTCAAAAACGTTACAAAGTTTACAGAAATGGATGCTGCAAAAACACACTTTATAGCTACCATTTCTCACGAACTCAAAACCCCTTTAGCTGCCACACGACTTAGCTTAGGATTATTGAGAGATAAAAGATTAGGAGAACTAAATGAAGACCAAGCCGATTTAATTGGTGATATAGAACAAGCTACTGAACGTTTGTTTGCACTTACTGGAGAAATTCTTCAATTATCTCAAATAGAATCTGGTAAAATAAAAGTAAATCTACAACCTATTGAAGTTAATAACTTAGTAAATTATGTATTACAGGCTATAAAAGTAGCTGCTGAACAAAAATTCTTAAATGTTGAAGCAGACATTGCTCCAAATCTACCTGTTTTTTTCGCAGATACTGATAAAATAAAATGGGTTGTTATCAACTTCTTAACTAATGCCATACAATATGCTCCTCAGAAATCTGAAGTAAAATTAAGCATCTATCCTGATAATAAAGGAGTTATATTTTCAGTAAATGATAAAGGAAAAGGAATTAGTGAGATGTATCATTTAAAAGTATTTGAAAAATATTTTCAAGTGCCTGACTCTGAAGGTCAAGTAGATAAAAAAGGTTCTGGTTTGGGACTTGCCATTTGTAGAGAATTTATAGAAGCTCACAAAGGTGAAATTTGGGTAGAAAGCCAAGTAGGTAAAGGAAGTACGTTTTTCTTTTGGCTGCCCTTAGATACATAA
- a CDS encoding GNAT family N-acetyltransferase translates to MKKTTIRRATEKDVPQIFDLIVELAIYERAEHEVTTTPEQMAIDGFGENPSYGAIVAEQGTTIVGFSLFYIRYSTWKGRCLYLEDFLVNEQYRGEGIGKLLFEATILEAKRQNTNMMTWQVLDWNTPAIKFYEQWEATLDGEWINGKFYQDYLDNYKVRFLNKLDQNKVLLD, encoded by the coding sequence ATGAAAAAAACAACAATACGTAGGGCTACTGAAAAAGATGTTCCTCAAATTTTTGATTTGATTGTCGAACTAGCTATTTATGAAAGAGCAGAACACGAAGTTACTACAACACCTGAGCAAATGGCTATTGATGGATTTGGAGAAAATCCTTCTTATGGTGCAATTGTGGCAGAGCAAGGTACTACAATTGTAGGTTTTTCACTGTTTTATATTCGTTATTCTACTTGGAAAGGTCGTTGTCTGTATTTGGAAGATTTTTTAGTAAACGAACAATATAGAGGTGAAGGAATAGGCAAACTTCTTTTTGAAGCAACTATTTTGGAAGCCAAACGTCAAAATACCAATATGATGACTTGGCAGGTTTTGGATTGGAATACACCAGCTATCAAATTTTATGAGCAGTGGGAAGCTACTCTTGATGGAGAATGGATAAATGGAAAATTTTATCAAGACTACTTAGATAACTACAAAGTAAGGTTTCTAAATAAATTAGATCAAAATAAGGTCTTATTAGATTAA
- a CDS encoding glycosyltransferase family 2 protein — MSDSSIFLNNPLQISIVIPLFNEDESLPPLHDWIVKVMKENNFSYEIIFVNDGSTDNSWNVIEELGKRNDNVKAICFSRNYGKSAALDAGFKIVKGEVVITMDADLQDSPDEIPELYDLIKNQNYDLISGWKKKRHDPLSKTLPTKLFNAATRAFSGIKLNDFNCGLKAYKVEVVRTLNVYGEMHRYLPVLAKWNGFTKIGEKVVEHRARQFGSTKFGLERFTNGLLDLLSVTFITRFKKKPMHFFGTFGLLSFFMGFGIAFWLLLEKLLGIHGREPVDAPLFYISLLAIVIGTQLFLAGFIAEMIVIHSNERNDYIISKEV; from the coding sequence ATGTCTGATTCTTCAATTTTTTTAAATAATCCTTTACAAATTTCAATTGTTATTCCTCTTTTTAATGAAGATGAATCACTTCCTCCTTTACATGATTGGATTGTCAAAGTAATGAAAGAAAATAACTTCTCTTATGAAATTATTTTTGTTAATGATGGAAGTACAGATAATTCGTGGAATGTAATCGAAGAATTAGGAAAGAGAAATGACAATGTAAAAGCAATTTGTTTTTCAAGAAATTATGGAAAATCGGCAGCCTTGGATGCAGGTTTCAAGATTGTAAAAGGAGAAGTTGTGATTACAATGGATGCAGACTTACAAGATAGTCCAGACGAAATTCCAGAATTATATGATTTAATCAAAAATCAAAACTATGATTTGATTTCAGGATGGAAGAAAAAACGCCATGACCCACTTTCAAAAACACTTCCTACAAAACTTTTCAATGCTGCTACTCGTGCATTTTCAGGAATAAAATTAAATGATTTTAACTGTGGATTGAAAGCCTACAAAGTTGAAGTAGTCAGAACGCTCAATGTCTATGGAGAAATGCACCGTTATCTGCCTGTTTTGGCAAAATGGAATGGATTTACAAAAATTGGAGAAAAAGTAGTCGAACACCGAGCAAGGCAATTTGGAAGTACAAAGTTTGGTTTAGAACGTTTTACCAATGGACTTCTAGACTTGCTTTCAGTTACTTTTATTACAAGATTCAAGAAAAAACCGATGCACTTTTTTGGCACATTCGGTTTGCTTTCTTTTTTTATGGGATTTGGAATTGCCTTTTGGTTGCTCCTAGAAAAATTACTTGGAATTCATGGTCGTGAACCAGTTGATGCTCCTCTTTTTTATATTTCCCTTCTTGCTATTGTCATCGGAACACAGCTTTTTTTAGCTGGTTTTATTGCAGAAATGATAGTCATTCATTCCAATGAAAGAAATGATTATATTATTTCCAAAGAAGTTTAA
- a CDS encoding Lrp/AsnC family transcriptional regulator: protein MALHYKIDLIDKQILEILQENAKITNAQLSKDINLSPAPTLERVKKLENAGYIQSYHARLDAQKLGLGVATFVSVKLNKHNKSSNERFVKQVREIDEIVECHYVTGSSDYVLKVVSKDIDSYQSLIMNKISEIPEVDNMQTMVILNTIKDSDSLPIPEATPALIKNIENS, encoded by the coding sequence ATGGCACTTCATTATAAAATAGATCTAATTGATAAACAGATTTTGGAAATTCTTCAAGAAAACGCCAAAATTACAAATGCTCAACTTTCTAAAGACATCAACCTTTCACCTGCGCCTACTTTGGAACGTGTCAAAAAATTAGAAAATGCTGGCTATATCCAAAGTTATCATGCTCGCCTTGATGCTCAGAAATTGGGTTTAGGAGTAGCTACATTTGTCAGTGTAAAATTAAACAAGCACAATAAATCAAGTAATGAAAGATTTGTAAAACAAGTAAGAGAAATTGACGAAATTGTGGAATGTCATTATGTTACAGGCTCTAGTGATTATGTTTTGAAGGTAGTTTCTAAAGACATTGATTCCTATCAAAGTTTGATAATGAACAAAATTAGTGAAATCCCAGAAGTGGATAATATGCAAACAATGGTTATTTTGAATACTATAAAAGATAGTGATTCGCTTCCTATACCAGAGGCAACTCCAGCATTAATAAAAAATATTGAGAATAGCTAA